A window from Pseudomonas sp. Tri1 encodes these proteins:
- a CDS encoding AraC family transcriptional regulator, with the protein MKPATHDAAPRFWRDAALPFIEARAIADGRKVCYSRHSHDHFSIGAITAGRSTYIHERSNFQVQSGTVVLMNPGDVHACNPIDDEPWSYVMLYVDTQWLRDLQRRIGFDETLDFQGFATTHSRDIELFKGLQGLYAQLVDEQLDTDHKRAAVEAFFTDLQQRLNPAGRPDRGSHPGLMRAAQFIHDHCTEALKLDDICAAAQLSPSYLSRAFKHHYGMTPHAFLVNRRIQFARRQLREGKLIADVALDSGFADQAHFQRAFKQHLAATPGQYRG; encoded by the coding sequence ATGAAGCCTGCCACCCATGACGCCGCCCCACGTTTCTGGCGTGACGCAGCCCTGCCCTTCATCGAAGCCCGGGCCATCGCCGATGGGCGTAAGGTCTGTTATTCACGCCACTCCCACGACCATTTTTCCATCGGGGCCATCACCGCCGGGCGCAGCACTTATATTCACGAACGGTCGAATTTCCAGGTGCAGAGCGGCACGGTCGTGCTGATGAACCCCGGTGATGTCCATGCGTGCAACCCGATCGACGATGAGCCATGGTCGTATGTGATGCTGTACGTCGACACCCAGTGGCTAAGAGATTTGCAGCGCCGTATCGGCTTTGACGAGACCCTGGACTTCCAGGGTTTCGCGACCACCCACAGTCGCGATATCGAGCTGTTTAAGGGCCTGCAAGGGCTGTATGCGCAACTGGTGGATGAACAGCTCGATACCGATCACAAGCGCGCTGCCGTCGAGGCGTTCTTCACTGACCTGCAACAACGGCTTAACCCCGCCGGCCGACCGGACCGCGGTAGCCATCCGGGACTGATGCGAGCGGCGCAGTTTATCCACGACCATTGCACCGAGGCGCTGAAGCTCGACGACATCTGCGCCGCCGCGCAACTCTCACCGTCTTACCTGAGCCGCGCCTTCAAGCACCATTACGGAATGACGCCCCATGCCTTCCTGGTCAACCGCCGAATCCAGTTCGCCCGCCGGCAATTGCGCGAAGGCAAGCTGATTGCCGATGTGGCGCTGGACAGCGGGTTTGCCGACCAGGCGCATTTCCAACGGGCCTTCAAGCAGCACCTGGCGGCTACGCCGGGTCAGTATCGGGGCTGA
- a CDS encoding LysE family translocator produces MSLILSMAAFALVASITPGPVNIVALSSGARYGFRATLHHVTGATLGFVLLLVLMGLGLHEVLQRWPGLTRVVQLGGVGFLLFMAWKLAMDNGHLGGADEGRAPSMFYGALMQWLNPKAWLACVAGMGAFVADGEARLVWQFAAIYLVICYVSVGCWAYAGSFLRSWLGNPATMRLFNRTMAVLLVASAVYLLLP; encoded by the coding sequence ATGAGTCTGATTCTTTCCATGGCGGCGTTTGCCCTGGTCGCCTCCATCACGCCGGGGCCGGTCAACATCGTGGCCCTCAGTTCCGGGGCCCGGTACGGCTTTCGCGCCACTTTGCACCATGTGACCGGCGCGACGCTGGGCTTTGTCTTGTTGCTGGTGCTGATGGGGCTTGGGTTGCATGAAGTGCTACAACGCTGGCCTGGGCTCACGCGGGTGGTGCAACTGGGTGGCGTGGGGTTTCTGTTGTTCATGGCCTGGAAACTGGCGATGGACAATGGGCATTTGGGCGGCGCGGACGAGGGGCGGGCACCCTCGATGTTCTATGGCGCACTGATGCAGTGGCTCAACCCCAAGGCCTGGCTGGCCTGCGTGGCGGGCATGGGTGCGTTCGTGGCGGATGGCGAGGCACGGCTGGTGTGGCAGTTTGCGGCAATCTACCTGGTGATTTGCTACGTCTCGGTGGGCTGCTGGGCCTACGCCGGCAGCTTCTTGCGCAGCTGGCTGGGCAATCCGGCGACCATGCGCCTGTTCAACCGGACGATGGCGGTGTTGCTGGTGGCTAGTGCGGTGTATTTGCTGCTGCCTTGA
- a CDS encoding TrkH family potassium uptake protein, which translates to MSIAVVRFIGFILGIFLITLAASMAIPLLTLVMYERNDDLSAFLWSSLITFVCGIALVARGRPAHTQMRPRDMYLLTTASWVIVCSFAALPMVFIQHISYTDAFFETMSGITTTGSTILTGLDNASPGLLIWRSMLHWLGGIGFIGMAVAILPLLRVGGMRLFQTESSDWSEKVTPRSHVAANYILWIYVGLTALATLALWLAGMTPFEAINHAMSLISTGGFSTSDASLGHWPQPAIHWVSVVVMMAGSLPFTLYVATLRGNTRALLKDQQVRGFVGFLVITWLVVGTWLSLNSDNTWWDAVRIVAVNVTSVVTTTGVALGDYTLWGSFALLLFFYLTFVGGCSGSTAGGLKIFRFQVAGTLLMGSLKQLIHPRAVIQKKYNNHPIDEEIVRSLLTFSFFFTITIGAIALGLALIGLDWTTALTGAATAVCNVGPGLGAIIGPAGNFSTLPDAAKWLLTIGMLLGRLEILTVLVLFTPVFWKY; encoded by the coding sequence ATGTCCATTGCGGTAGTGCGGTTCATCGGTTTCATCCTCGGTATTTTCCTGATCACCCTGGCCGCCAGCATGGCAATCCCACTTTTGACGCTGGTGATGTACGAACGCAACGATGACCTGTCGGCGTTCTTGTGGTCGAGCCTGATCACCTTTGTCTGCGGCATCGCGCTGGTGGCTCGCGGTAGGCCTGCACACACCCAGATGCGCCCGCGGGATATGTACCTGCTGACCACCGCCAGTTGGGTCATCGTCTGCAGCTTCGCGGCCCTGCCCATGGTGTTCATCCAGCACATCAGCTACACCGATGCCTTTTTCGAGACCATGTCCGGCATCACCACCACCGGCTCGACCATCCTCACCGGTTTGGACAATGCCTCCCCAGGCCTGTTGATCTGGCGCTCGATGTTGCACTGGCTCGGCGGGATCGGCTTCATCGGCATGGCGGTGGCGATCCTGCCGCTGCTGCGGGTCGGCGGCATGCGACTGTTCCAGACCGAATCGTCGGACTGGTCGGAGAAAGTCACACCACGTTCCCATGTCGCGGCAAACTACATTCTGTGGATCTATGTCGGGTTGACCGCCCTCGCCACCCTGGCCTTGTGGCTGGCCGGCATGACGCCCTTCGAAGCGATCAATCATGCGATGTCACTGATTTCCACGGGCGGCTTTTCCACCTCGGACGCTTCCCTGGGGCACTGGCCCCAACCGGCCATTCACTGGGTATCGGTGGTCGTCATGATGGCCGGCTCGTTACCTTTCACCTTGTATGTCGCCACCTTGCGCGGCAACACCCGCGCGTTGCTCAAGGACCAACAAGTCAGGGGGTTCGTTGGATTCCTGGTCATCACCTGGCTCGTGGTGGGGACTTGGCTGAGCCTGAACAGCGACAACACCTGGTGGGACGCGGTCCGTATCGTGGCGGTCAACGTGACGTCGGTGGTCACCACCACGGGCGTCGCGCTGGGGGACTACACGCTTTGGGGCAGTTTTGCCTTGCTACTGTTTTTCTATTTGACGTTCGTCGGCGGTTGCTCGGGATCGACGGCCGGCGGACTGAAGATCTTCCGCTTCCAGGTGGCCGGCACGTTGTTGATGGGTAGTTTGAAACAGCTGATCCATCCCCGGGCGGTGATCCAGAAAAAATACAACAATCATCCCATCGATGAAGAAATCGTCCGCTCACTGCTGACGTTTTCGTTTTTCTTCACCATCACCATCGGCGCTATCGCCCTGGGGCTGGCGCTGATCGGCCTGGACTGGACAACAGCCTTGACCGGCGCGGCCACCGCCGTGTGCAACGTGGGGCCCGGACTGGGCGCCATCATCGGGCCAGCCGGTAACTTCTCGACGTTGCCGGATGCGGCCAAATGGCTGCTGACCATTGGCATGCTGCTGGGCCGACTGGAAATCCTGACCGTCCTGGTGTTGTTCACGCCAGTGTTCTGGAAGTATTGA
- a CDS encoding trifunctional transcriptional activator/DNA repair protein Ada/methylated-DNA--[protein]-cysteine S-methyltransferase — MNLHDSLLPPHAEMVRAMLERDTAYEGVFFTAVKTTGIFCRPSCTARKPKPENVEFFAHADEALSAGYRACLRCKPLDAAAIAPDWIQALLKAVDAEPDLRWTDARLQEQGIEPLKLRRWFKQHFGMTFHAYLRTRRLGIALGGIKEGASIDNAAFDSGYESLSGFRDAFVKSFHITPGRAALSEPLLFTRLTTPLGPMLAMAERRGLVLLEFLDRPALTKELQELQQRYGYTVVPGHNAHLQQIETQLAEYFAGKLTAFNVPLHMPGSAFAVRVWAELQRIPYGETRSYGGIAAALGSPGASRAVGLANGQNRLAIVIPCHRVIGADGSLTGYGGGQPRKAFLLRLEKAAVQVSLPLAF, encoded by the coding sequence ATGAACCTACATGACTCGCTGCTCCCGCCCCATGCCGAGATGGTCCGCGCCATGCTCGAACGAGACACCGCCTACGAGGGGGTGTTCTTCACTGCGGTCAAGACCACCGGCATTTTCTGTCGCCCCAGTTGCACAGCGCGCAAACCGAAACCAGAGAACGTTGAGTTCTTTGCCCACGCCGACGAAGCCCTATCAGCCGGCTATCGGGCCTGCCTGCGCTGCAAGCCGCTGGATGCCGCAGCCATCGCGCCGGACTGGATCCAGGCCCTGCTCAAGGCCGTGGACGCCGAACCTGACCTGCGCTGGACCGACGCCCGGTTGCAGGAACAAGGCATCGAACCACTGAAACTGCGACGCTGGTTCAAGCAGCATTTCGGCATGACCTTCCATGCGTATCTGCGGACCCGACGCTTGGGAATCGCCCTGGGCGGTATCAAGGAAGGGGCCTCCATCGACAATGCCGCGTTCGATTCCGGTTATGAATCACTGAGCGGTTTTCGTGACGCCTTCGTCAAATCCTTCCACATCACGCCAGGCCGCGCGGCCCTCAGCGAACCCTTGCTGTTCACCCGCCTGACCACGCCATTAGGCCCCATGCTGGCCATGGCCGAGCGGCGCGGCCTGGTACTGCTGGAGTTCCTCGATCGCCCGGCGCTGACCAAGGAATTGCAAGAGCTGCAGCAACGCTACGGCTACACCGTCGTGCCGGGCCACAACGCTCATTTGCAACAGATCGAAACCCAACTGGCCGAGTATTTCGCCGGTAAGCTCACGGCATTCAACGTCCCGCTGCACATGCCCGGCAGCGCCTTTGCCGTACGGGTCTGGGCTGAACTGCAAAGAATCCCCTACGGCGAAACCCGCAGCTATGGCGGCATCGCCGCAGCCCTGGGCAGCCCTGGCGCCAGCCGTGCGGTGGGTCTGGCCAACGGGCAGAATCGCCTGGCCATCGTCATCCCCTGCCACCGGGTGATCGGTGCGGACGGTTCGTTGACCGGCTATGGTGGCGGACAACCGCGCAAGGCATTTCTGCTGCGGCTGGAAAAAGCCGCGGTACAGGTTTCCCTGCCGCTGGCGTTTTGA
- a CDS encoding DNA-3-methyladenine glycosylase, translated as MPVPYQAASAFLASLDEDWRRHVEATGPCLLQPKPARDPYEALVRAIAYQQLHAKAGDAILGRLLALFPAQTFPRPEQLLATDAAQIRGCGFSASKIATIQGIAQAALDGVVPDYATALAMEDEALIERLIALRGVGRWTVEMLLIYSLERPDILPGDDFGVREGYRRLKGLAQQPSRKQMVETGLAWSPYRTVAAWYLWRVPGR; from the coding sequence ATGCCTGTGCCCTATCAAGCAGCAAGCGCCTTTCTGGCAAGCCTGGATGAGGACTGGCGACGCCATGTCGAGGCGACCGGTCCTTGCCTGTTACAGCCCAAACCGGCCCGCGATCCCTATGAAGCTCTGGTGCGGGCGATTGCCTACCAGCAACTGCACGCCAAGGCCGGCGATGCGATTCTTGGTCGGCTGCTGGCGTTGTTCCCGGCGCAGACCTTCCCCAGGCCTGAGCAGCTTCTGGCGACGGACGCTGCGCAAATCAGAGGCTGCGGGTTCTCGGCCAGCAAGATTGCGACCATACAAGGCATCGCCCAAGCGGCGTTGGATGGGGTGGTACCGGATTACGCCACGGCACTGGCCATGGAGGATGAAGCGTTGATCGAGCGCCTGATCGCCTTGCGCGGCGTCGGCCGCTGGACCGTGGAGATGCTGCTGATCTACAGCCTGGAGCGACCGGACATCCTGCCGGGCGATGATTTTGGGGTGCGCGAAGGCTATCGACGGCTCAAGGGGTTGGCACAGCAGCCCAGCCGCAAGCAGATGGTTGAGACTGGACTGGCGTGGAGCCCTTATCGGACGGTAGCGGCGTGGTATTTGTGGCGGGTGCCTGGCCGCTAG
- a CDS encoding GFA family protein, whose translation MQLEGSCHCGAVSFSLDSAHPYPYQRCYCSICRKTQGGGGFAINLGGDARSLRVRGRKHISIYHARLKDEGDKRAHRSSAERHFCSLCGSGLWLFSPEWPELIHPFASAIDTPLPVAPEHTHLMLGSKAPWVEVEAHPGDQQFEVYPEESIAQWHERLGLTV comes from the coding sequence ATGCAGCTAGAAGGATCCTGCCACTGCGGCGCGGTGTCGTTCAGCCTCGACAGTGCCCACCCCTACCCTTATCAGCGCTGCTACTGCTCGATCTGTCGCAAGACCCAGGGCGGCGGCGGTTTTGCCATCAACCTGGGGGGCGACGCCCGGAGCCTGCGGGTACGCGGTCGCAAGCACATCTCGATCTACCATGCACGGCTCAAGGATGAAGGGGATAAACGCGCCCACCGCAGCAGCGCCGAACGGCATTTCTGTTCCCTCTGCGGCTCGGGGCTATGGTTGTTCAGCCCTGAATGGCCGGAGCTGATCCACCCTTTCGCCTCAGCCATCGACACACCGTTGCCGGTAGCGCCGGAGCACACTCACCTGATGCTCGGCTCCAAGGCGCCGTGGGTGGAAGTCGAGGCGCATCCAGGGGATCAACAGTTCGAGGTCTACCCCGAGGAGTCCATTGCCCAGTGGCATGAGCGCCTGGGTCTGACCGTTTAA
- the miaE gene encoding tRNA isopentenyl-2-thiomethyl-A-37 hydroxylase MiaE has protein sequence MILPEIHEFLGCRTPDAWVQAALADQETLLIDHKNCEFKAASTALSLIAKYHSHVDLINLMSRLAREELVHHEQVMRLMKKRKIGLRQLSAGRYASGLRKVVRSHEPVKLVDTLVVGAFIEARSCERFEALVPHLDEELGKFYFGLLKSEARHFQGYLKLAYQYGDAKDIAQVIDKVRDAERELIESPDVEFRFHSGVPTT, from the coding sequence ATGATCCTTCCCGAAATTCACGAATTCCTTGGTTGCCGCACCCCTGATGCCTGGGTCCAGGCCGCGCTGGCCGACCAGGAAACGTTGCTGATCGACCACAAGAACTGCGAATTCAAGGCCGCCAGTACTGCCCTGAGCCTGATCGCCAAGTACCACTCCCACGTCGACCTGATCAACTTGATGTCGCGCCTGGCCCGGGAAGAACTGGTGCATCACGAGCAGGTCATGCGCCTGATGAAAAAGCGCAAGATCGGCTTGCGCCAGCTCTCCGCCGGGCGCTACGCCTCAGGGCTGCGCAAGGTGGTACGCAGCCATGAGCCGGTCAAACTGGTGGATACCCTGGTGGTCGGGGCGTTCATCGAGGCCCGCAGCTGCGAGCGTTTCGAGGCCTTGGTACCGCATCTGGATGAAGAGCTGGGTAAATTCTATTTCGGTTTGCTGAAAAGCGAGGCCCGGCATTTCCAGGGTTACCTGAAGCTGGCCTACCAATATGGCGACGCCAAGGACATTGCCCAGGTGATCGACAAGGTGCGTGACGCTGAGCGCGAGCTGATCGAATCGCCGGATGTGGAGTTTCGGTTCCACAGTGGTGTGCCGACGACATAG
- a CDS encoding universal stress protein, with product MQAIRSILVVIDPEHSESLALKRAKLIAGVTQAHLHLLVCDKKHDHAGMLSVLKAALLADGYSVTTEQAWNESLYETIIDVQQAEGCGLVIKQHFPDSPLKKALLTPADWKLLRHCPTPVLLVKTAGSWKDKVILAAVDVGNTDGEHRHLHNTIIDHGYDIAILAKGHLHVISAHPTPMLSSADPTFQLKETIEAKYREQCQAFQAEFDIDDQHLHIEEGPADVLIPYMARKLQAAVTVIGTVARSGLSGVLIGNTAEAVLDTLESDVLVLKPQEVEDHLVELAVKD from the coding sequence ATGCAAGCCATTCGCAGCATCCTGGTGGTCATCGACCCCGAACACTCGGAAAGCCTGGCGCTCAAGCGCGCCAAGCTGATTGCCGGTGTCACCCAGGCCCACCTGCATCTGCTGGTGTGTGACAAAAAGCATGACCATGCCGGCATGCTCAGCGTGCTGAAGGCCGCGCTGCTGGCGGACGGCTACAGTGTCACCACCGAACAGGCCTGGAACGAAAGCCTGTACGAAACCATCATCGACGTGCAGCAAGCCGAAGGTTGCGGCCTGGTGATCAAGCAACATTTTCCCGACAGCCCGCTGAAAAAAGCCCTGCTCACCCCGGCGGACTGGAAACTGCTACGTCATTGCCCGACCCCGGTGCTGCTGGTGAAAACCGCCGGCTCCTGGAAAGACAAGGTGATTCTGGCGGCCGTCGACGTCGGCAATACCGATGGCGAGCACCGTCACCTGCACAACACCATCATCGATCACGGCTACGACATTGCCATCCTGGCCAAGGGACACCTGCACGTGATCAGTGCCCACCCCACGCCAATGCTCTCGTCCGCCGACCCGACGTTCCAGCTCAAGGAAACCATCGAGGCCAAGTACCGCGAACAATGCCAGGCGTTCCAGGCTGAGTTCGACATCGACGACCAACACCTGCACATCGAAGAAGGTCCGGCGGACGTCCTGATTCCATATATGGCGCGCAAGCTGCAGGCGGCGGTGACAGTGATCGGCACCGTGGCTCGCTCGGGGTTGTCTGGAGTCCTGATCGGCAATACCGCCGAAGCAGTGCTCGATACGCTGGAAAGCGACGTGCTGGTGCTCAAGCCGCAGGAAGTCGAGGATCACCTGGTGGAGTTGGCGGTCAAGGATTGA
- a CDS encoding DUF1289 domain-containing protein yields MPNQLIKTPCVGLCSTVYGDLVCRGCKRFHHEVIHWNGYNEEEKRAVWMRLEQLLVQVMVAKLEVFDPGLLRQQLEARKIRFVPHQSQYCWAYQLIARGARVINNLEAYGMVLMPEFRDWELPDLRDAIDREFFLLSEAHYQRYIAPGFLKDAIGG; encoded by the coding sequence ATGCCCAACCAGCTCATCAAGACCCCCTGTGTCGGCCTCTGCTCCACTGTCTACGGTGACCTGGTGTGCCGTGGCTGCAAGCGGTTCCACCATGAAGTGATTCACTGGAACGGCTACAACGAGGAGGAGAAACGCGCGGTGTGGATGCGTCTGGAGCAACTGTTGGTCCAGGTGATGGTGGCCAAGTTGGAGGTTTTCGACCCCGGATTGCTGCGCCAGCAATTGGAGGCACGCAAGATCCGCTTTGTGCCGCATCAGTCGCAATATTGCTGGGCGTATCAGTTGATCGCCCGGGGCGCGCGGGTGATCAACAACCTGGAAGCCTACGGTATGGTGCTGATGCCGGAATTCCGCGACTGGGAACTGCCTGACCTGCGGGACGCCATTGATCGGGAATTTTTCCTCCTGTCCGAAGCCCATTACCAGCGCTACATCGCGCCGGGGTTCCTGAAGGATGCGATTGGCGGCTGA